Below is a genomic region from Henckelia pumila isolate YLH828 chromosome 3, ASM3356847v2, whole genome shotgun sequence.
AGTGACATCTGTTTTCAAAATATACTCATTCGTTGTTGACATTACCTGTAACAAATCAATCACAGAATTCATCAACAAACTTTAAGAACATTACAATTAATTGGACAAAGTATAAATACGCATCACTTCACGTACCACAGCGCTGGAAGATATCTCCTCAACAAACACTCTTTCGTTAGGGAATGGAACTATAGGAACAATCTATTTATAACATAAAATCGCAAAGTTAGAACCTTATAATTATTTTGGATAATATTATATCAAAATGACATATCAAATAGGACCTTCATTCTCGTAATTGTGTTAAACAATTCTTCGGCAGAATCAGAATTGTTAGGAATTTTGCACTTCGCCCAACGAAACACACGGGGAAATTTCCTAATACTTGTCTGAATGGCAAACAAAGGTACACTCTCATACAACCATGCctacattgaaagatttttagATTAAGTATGTACAAGAAGAAATGTTATATATGACCAATGTATTAAGGACAATAAATACTAACCATCAACCCCACTAAACAACCATCTAGATACTTCTTTCATTCTACTACACCTTGTTCACCACCGATATGGGCAGCCATGTTCTCGCAAAGGAATCGGTACGCAGCATCACCCCACGAGTATTCAAAGAAATGATCCAGATCATCGAGATATGGCATAATAAATCGTGGAGTTGTATAATTTCCAACCGGAAAAATCACACAATTGAATAAATACAAGATAAACATCCTCGCAAAGTCCTcgacatattttttttcttcttacgTGCTAGTTCAAGAAGTTTCAAACGAATACTTGATCGGATTACCTTGCTTACACTACCCCCAAAATAACGAGTTACAAAGGAAGATTCCATTTTCAAATCAATATTCACTGGTTGTCCAACATATTTTAACCCCATAACAATGGAAAACTCTGACGATTTAAAAGGAACCGATACATTACCATCACCAAACTTGAAGGACAAAGATTGAA
It encodes:
- the LOC140886102 gene encoding uncharacterized protein, translated to MAWLYESVPLFAIQTSIRKFPRVFRWAKCKIPNNSDSAEELFNTITRMKIVPIVPFPNERVFVEEISSSAVVMSTTNEYILKTDVTRLEKIVREQSSEIENLKRRYGSKSGAGKISSQKILVVRILMAISMTYIVCRLRHKFQKFMKM